The genomic region AGCCCGAGGAGCGGGGCCGCGCCGAGGAGGAAGAGCCCGAGCTTCCGCCAGCGGGCCCGGTCGGCGAGCGCCGCGCGCCACCCGAGGCCGCGCCCGAGCGCGCCCCCGCCGGCCGCGAGCTCGAGCAGGAAGAAGAGGCCCGAGAAGAGGAGCGGCGCGCGCGTCACCGCGGCGAAGCTCCAGGCCACCCCCGCCGCGAGCGGGTGGGCGGCGCGGTGCGCGGCGAGGAGGAAGAGGCAGCTCGCGGTCACCCCCAGCACCTCGGCGGTGAACCAGACCTCGCCGCGGATGGAGCAGGAGAAGCTCACCGTCCCGAAGGCGAACAGGAGCGCCAGGGCGACGTCCTCGGCGCGCGTCCGCCGGTCCTCGCCCGACTCCCGCAGCCGCTCGAGTACCCGGAACACCAGCACCACGTTGAGCGCCGCGAAGGCCACGGTGAAGGCGACGTCGGGGAAGCCGAGCCCGAGGAGCGCCACCCCGGGCACGAGGAGGAGCGCCGGCCCGGGTGGGAACGAGACGTACCAGCGCTCGCCGACGCGGGCCCAGTCGTTCAGGTTCGGCGGCGGCGCGAGCAGGTGGAGCTGGCCGTGGAGCCAGGCCTGGGCCTGCCAGAGGAAGTGGGGCGCCTGCGAGGTCTGGAGGAGGTGGGGGCCGGCGAAGGCCGCGAAGATCGCGAGCGAGCCGACGAAGAGGGCCGGCTCCGCCCGCCTCACCGCATGGCCCGCAGGAGCAGGAACAGCGCCTCGAACGCGGTGCTGCGCCGGACCCGGTCGCGGTCGCCGCGGTAGAGCCGCGCCACGTGCGCGGTCCCGCCCGGCCCGGCGAGCGCGAGGTGGACCGTGCCCACCGGCTTCTCCGGGGTGCCGCCGCCCGGGCCGGCGATGCCGGTGATGCCGACGCCCCAGGTGGCGCCGGCGCGCGCCCGCGACCCCTCGGCGAGCGCCCGCGCCACCGGCTCGGACACCGCGCCGTGGGCGGCGATGAGCTCCGCCGGGACGCCCACCAGCGCGCTCTTCGCCTCGTAGGAGTAGGCGACCACGCCCATGTCGAAGGCGCCGGAGGAGCCGGGTACGCTCGTGAGGAGCTCCGCCACGAGGCCGCCGGTGCAGCTCTCGGCGGTGGTGACCCGCTCCCCGCGCGAGAGCAGCCGCTCGACCACCACCCGCGGCAGCTCGTCCTTCCCCTCGCCCCAGACCGCGTCGCCGAAGAGGGCCCGCACCTCGCCGAGGAGCCGGTCGGCCCGGGCCGTCGCGTCTTCCCCGCCGACGGTCCACTTCACGTGGACCTCGGGCCAGTGGGCGCGGTAGCCGAAGCGGACGCCCTGGTTCTCGGGCGCGTCCATGAGCGGGCGCATGGCGTGGTCCACCGCCGACTCGCCGAGGCCGAAGAGCTTCACCACCCGCCCCGCCGGGACGCTCTCGAGCCCGGCGGCGAGCGCCGGCAGCACCGCCTCGTCGCAGAGCCCCTTGTACTCGACCGGCACGCCCGGGAGGCAGTAGAGCCGGGCCCGCCCGAGCTGCACCGAGAAGCCGGGGGCGGTGCCGAAGCGGTTGGGGATGACCGCCGCGCCCCTCGGGAAGAGCGCCTGCTTCTCGTTGTTGGGCGTCATGGGGCGCCCGAAGTGCTGGAAGCGGCGGCGGATGGCCTCGAGCGACGGCTCGTGCCGCTCGAGCGGCACGCCGAGCACGGCGGCGACGCACTCCGCGGTGAGGTCGTCCTCGGTCGGGCCCATGCCGCCGCTCATCACCACCACGTCGGCGCGGGCGGTCGCCTCGCGCAGCGCGGCCTGGAGGTCGCCGCGGTCGTCGCCGACGAGGGTCTTGCGCCGGACCATCAGGCCGAGGTCCCAGAGCCGGTCCATGAGCCAGGTGGAGTTGGTGTCCACCACCTGGCCGGTGAGCAGCTCGTCGCCGGTGGAGAGGATCTCGACGGTGGGGATCACGGCGTCAGCTCGGCGCACCAGAAGTGGAGCGCGCCGCCCTCGCAGCCGAACCAGAGCCGGAGCGCGAGCATCAGGACCGCCATCGCGCAGGCCGACCAGACGCCGGCCATGACGTCGTCCATCACCACGCCGAAGCCGTTCTTCACCTTCCGGTCGAAGTGCGACGCCGGCCAGGGCTTCAGCACGTCGAAGATGCGGAAGAAGACGAACCCGGCCACCGCGGCCGGCCAGCTCCAGGGGACGAAGGCCATGGTGACGAGGTAGCCCGCCACCTCGTCCACGACGATCTGCGAGGCGTCCACCACCTTCCAGTACCGCCCGGCCCGGTGCGAGGCGTAGCAGGCGAGGGCGATGAAGGCGACCGTGGTGAGGAGGTAGAGCGGGAGCGGCAGGTCCCGCAGCACGTAGAAGAGCGGGATGGCGCCGAGCGTGCCGGCCGTGCCCGGCGCGACCGGGACGTAGCCGCAGGGTCCCCAGGCGGCGAGCAGGGTCCAGCCGTCGGGCGGGCCGTCGGGCCGGCCCTTCTTGAGCTCGCCGGAGACGCGCTGGAGGGTGGAGAGATCGGGAGTGGCGGGAGCTTCGGGCTTCGGGTCGGACACGGGCTAGATGTACTCGTCGCCTTCCTTCTCCGCCCCGGGAACGTCGTCGTCGTCGGGCTCGAGCGCCTCGTCGGCCTCGATCTCGGCGCGCACGCCCGGCGGCAGCGCCGCCACCACCTCCTCGGTGGGACGGCGGCGCGCGAATACCGCCTCGGCGAGCCCCATGGCGATGTAGGCCGCCATGTAGACCACCATCACGAAGGAGGCGCGGGTGACGATCCCCATCGCCAGGCCGGCGATGCAGAGGAAGGCGAAGGTGAGGAGGCTCTTGGGGGAGAGGTGGACGTCCTTGAAGGTGCGGTAACGGACGGTGGAGACCATCAGGAAGGAGAGCAGCCCCACCACGATGGCGATGGGGATCCGGTCGGCCGGGGCGGTGAGCTCGCCGTAGGTGCGGTAGTGGGCGATGACGAGCGACACGAGCGCGCCGGCCGCGAGCGGGATGGGCAGGCCGACGAAGAAGCGGGACGAGCCCTTCTCGCCGCGGTGCGCGAGCACGTTGAAGCGGGCGAGCCGGAGGGCGCCGCAGGCCGCGAAGGCGAAGCTGACCACCAGGCCGGCGAAGCCGAGCGGGGCGAGCGCCCACTTGTAGACGAGGAGGGAGGGGGCCGCGCCGAAGCTCACCACGTCGGCCAGGCTGTCGAGCTCCACCCCAAACTCCGACTGCGTCTTCGTCATGCGGGCGACGCGACCGTCGAAGGCGTCGAAGAACATCGCGAAGAAGATGGCCAGGGCGGCGCGGTTGAGCTGGGCCGGGGTGGGCTCGCCGGCGCAGAGCGTCATCGCGT from Anaeromyxobacter paludicola harbors:
- a CDS encoding competence/damage-inducible protein A, whose amino-acid sequence is MPTVEILSTGDELLTGQVVDTNSTWLMDRLWDLGLMVRRKTLVGDDRGDLQAALREATARADVVVMSGGMGPTEDDLTAECVAAVLGVPLERHEPSLEAIRRRFQHFGRPMTPNNEKQALFPRGAAVIPNRFGTAPGFSVQLGRARLYCLPGVPVEYKGLCDEAVLPALAAGLESVPAGRVVKLFGLGESAVDHAMRPLMDAPENQGVRFGYRAHWPEVHVKWTVGGEDATARADRLLGEVRALFGDAVWGEGKDELPRVVVERLLSRGERVTTAESCTGGLVAELLTSVPGSSGAFDMGVVAYSYEAKSALVGVPAELIAAHGAVSEPVARALAEGSRARAGATWGVGITGIAGPGGGTPEKPVGTVHLALAGPGGTAHVARLYRGDRDRVRRSTAFEALFLLLRAMR
- a CDS encoding phosphatidylglycerophosphatase A family protein; protein product: MSDPKPEAPATPDLSTLQRVSGELKKGRPDGPPDGWTLLAAWGPCGYVPVAPGTAGTLGAIPLFYVLRDLPLPLYLLTTVAFIALACYASHRAGRYWKVVDASQIVVDEVAGYLVTMAFVPWSWPAAVAGFVFFRIFDVLKPWPASHFDRKVKNGFGVVMDDVMAGVWSACAMAVLMLALRLWFGCEGGALHFWCAELTP
- the pssA gene encoding CDP-diacylglycerol--serine O-phosphatidyltransferase, with translation MQINLRKAMFVLPNLFTVSSIFLGFYAMTLCAGEPTPAQLNRAALAIFFAMFFDAFDGRVARMTKTQSEFGVELDSLADVVSFGAAPSLLVYKWALAPLGFAGLVVSFAFAACGALRLARFNVLAHRGEKGSSRFFVGLPIPLAAGALVSLVIAHYRTYGELTAPADRIPIAIVVGLLSFLMVSTVRYRTFKDVHLSPKSLLTFAFLCIAGLAMGIVTRASFVMVVYMAAYIAMGLAEAVFARRRPTEEVVAALPPGVRAEIEADEALEPDDDDVPGAEKEGDEYI